One segment of Paenibacillus rhizovicinus DNA contains the following:
- a CDS encoding alpha-L-rhamnosidase-related protein, translated as MEHRHTWTAAWIWPSGDSNNGSARKQQRTFFRKSFLVANPAESKLRVEVTADSKYRLYVNGTFVLRGPCKGDDFSQYYDTIDLVPFLREGSNVIAVEVVHYPRILVGGPSEGGPMSEWRSDIGGLWLQGNLQDKNGEVLEKLDTDGSWLMTGSAAVHIQRETQTLFVGGTEEVQGSLIPADWRQAEFDDSSWGVCGRPIEPLDRFWGQLLPWQLKPRPIPELRETERSFTRIMRASGIKGDADVNAIFPLRLNPGESVWLELDAGLLTTGYVQLDVFEGGGGQIDLLYAEAYEYEHPEEHGGQKKTVRDDPEGKILIGNEDRYSPAGWGRPGKPETYEPMGRRAFRFVRAVLKAGDEPLTLASLRWRATSYPLQELGGVRTSDPLTDDMWRISLNTLRNCMQDTYEDTPYYEQMQYIMDAKSQALFTYSVSGDDRLARKTIYDFHSSLIPSGMLQSRYPSVDRQVIPGFALYWVQMVHDHYAHFGDAAMVRRYLPTIDAVLGWFDRLVEDGLVGYIPEPYWAFVDWVEAWHPTAGAPPARMHGALTAYNLMYAMTLQQGAVLNESAGRTDTAAEYRARAQAVNEAVLAACYDEESGLFRDGPSVAMFSQHSQLWAVLSGAVEGEAAGELMDRMLARTDLAAASFSMSHFLFRALAKAGRYGRTEQLWQVWKDQIALGLTAWVEDPVHQRSDNHAWSSLPLYEYPAETLGVKPARPGFASIRIEPKPAGQTWAEGVVPTLQGEVRVRWVIAGSKFVLDAEVPAGVPVVVVLPDGTVHEQDQAAFRVECSV; from the coding sequence ATGGAGCACCGGCATACATGGACGGCTGCCTGGATTTGGCCAAGCGGCGACAGCAATAACGGATCTGCACGCAAGCAACAACGCACCTTCTTCAGAAAATCATTCCTTGTCGCCAATCCCGCCGAGTCGAAACTGAGGGTGGAAGTAACGGCAGACAGCAAATACCGTCTTTACGTGAACGGTACTTTCGTGCTGCGCGGGCCTTGCAAGGGCGATGATTTCAGCCAATATTACGATACGATCGATCTCGTGCCTTTCCTGCGCGAAGGCAGCAACGTCATTGCGGTGGAAGTGGTTCACTATCCCCGTATTCTGGTCGGCGGCCCGTCGGAGGGCGGTCCGATGTCCGAATGGCGTTCGGATATCGGCGGCTTGTGGCTGCAGGGCAATCTGCAAGACAAGAACGGCGAGGTGCTGGAGAAGCTCGATACCGACGGCTCGTGGCTGATGACGGGCAGCGCTGCGGTCCACATTCAGAGAGAGACGCAGACGCTGTTCGTGGGCGGTACGGAAGAGGTGCAGGGCAGCCTGATTCCGGCTGACTGGCGCCAGGCCGAATTCGACGATTCTTCATGGGGCGTTTGCGGCAGGCCGATCGAGCCGCTGGACCGTTTCTGGGGCCAGCTTCTTCCGTGGCAGCTGAAGCCGCGGCCGATCCCGGAGCTGCGGGAGACGGAGCGCTCGTTCACGCGCATCATGCGCGCATCCGGCATCAAGGGGGATGCGGACGTGAATGCGATCTTCCCGCTGCGCTTGAATCCGGGCGAATCCGTCTGGCTGGAGCTGGATGCCGGCTTGCTCACGACGGGGTATGTGCAGCTGGACGTATTCGAAGGCGGCGGGGGACAGATCGATCTCCTCTATGCGGAAGCCTATGAATACGAACATCCCGAAGAGCATGGCGGGCAGAAGAAAACGGTCCGCGACGATCCCGAAGGCAAAATCCTGATCGGCAACGAGGACCGTTACAGCCCTGCGGGCTGGGGACGTCCAGGCAAGCCGGAAACGTATGAGCCGATGGGCCGCCGCGCATTCCGCTTCGTCCGGGCCGTGCTGAAGGCAGGCGATGAGCCGCTCACGCTCGCGAGTTTGCGCTGGCGCGCAACGAGTTACCCGCTGCAGGAGCTCGGCGGCGTTCGCACGTCCGATCCGCTCACGGACGATATGTGGCGCATCAGCTTGAACACGCTGCGCAACTGCATGCAGGACACGTACGAGGATACGCCGTACTACGAGCAAATGCAGTACATCATGGATGCGAAATCGCAGGCGCTGTTCACGTATTCGGTCAGCGGGGACGACCGTCTGGCACGTAAAACGATTTATGATTTCCACAGCTCGCTGATTCCGTCCGGCATGCTGCAAAGCCGTTATCCGTCCGTGGACCGCCAGGTTATTCCGGGTTTTGCGCTGTATTGGGTTCAAATGGTGCACGATCATTATGCGCATTTCGGCGATGCGGCGATGGTCCGCCGGTATTTGCCGACGATCGATGCCGTTCTCGGCTGGTTCGATCGCTTGGTGGAGGACGGGCTGGTCGGTTACATTCCCGAGCCGTATTGGGCATTCGTCGACTGGGTGGAAGCCTGGCATCCGACGGCGGGCGCTCCGCCGGCTAGAATGCACGGTGCGCTGACCGCCTATAATCTGATGTATGCCATGACGCTCCAGCAAGGCGCCGTTCTGAACGAATCGGCAGGCCGCACCGACACGGCGGCCGAATACCGGGCACGCGCGCAAGCCGTGAACGAAGCGGTGCTCGCCGCTTGCTACGACGAGGAAAGCGGTTTGTTCCGCGACGGCCCTTCCGTTGCCATGTTCAGTCAGCATTCGCAGCTGTGGGCGGTGCTCTCCGGAGCCGTGGAAGGCGAAGCGGCGGGCGAGTTGATGGATCGCATGCTGGCGCGTACGGACTTGGCGGCGGCTTCCTTCTCCATGAGCCACTTCTTGTTCCGCGCGCTCGCGAAAGCGGGACGCTACGGCCGGACCGAGCAGCTGTGGCAGGTATGGAAAGATCAGATCGCCCTCGGGCTTACCGCATGGGTGGAGGATCCGGTGCATCAGCGCAGCGACAACCATGCGTGGAGCTCGCTCCCGCTGTACGAATACCCGGCGGAGACGCTCGGGGTGAAACCGGCCCGGCCGGGTTTCGCGTCGATCCGCATCGAGCCGAAACCTGCGGGACAGACCTGGGCCGAGGGCGTCGTTCCGACGCTGCAAGGCGAAGTGCGCGTTCGCTGGGTAATCGCGGGCAGCAAATTCGTGCTGGACGCGGAGGTTCCGGCAGGCGTGCCGGTCGTCGTCGTTCTTCCGGACGGCACGGTGCATGAGCAGGATCAGGCTGCGTTCCGGGTGGAGTGCTCGGTTTAG
- a CDS encoding AraC family transcriptional regulator, whose translation MTEETKFTQAQFIHPEERIRIHHLNNDIYQSVSWHKHDFVELFYVRSGKAVHRLNEKTFRAGAGDVFVIQAGDMHAFEPITPHFEWIDCMFMPAFIDYDVRTLLSSRKYFASDGMEIEYLMQTMLREYEDKKPAYLTKLRGYLLALLAELGRQGEQDEGVDYVKRKKTRLLQEAIEYVHLHYRDKIKLDDAAGKLGISRSSLNRLFRSQLHDSFAGFVNAYRLEQCSSLLRSGDAPIRDAALECGFVDGKHFRTQFRRRFGMTPGEFRKAAISGDGGTTMLAETDYGPQQPLAIPR comes from the coding sequence ATGACGGAGGAAACCAAGTTTACGCAAGCGCAGTTTATTCATCCGGAGGAACGAATCCGCATTCACCATTTGAACAACGACATCTATCAATCGGTCAGCTGGCATAAGCATGATTTCGTCGAGCTGTTCTATGTCCGTTCCGGCAAAGCGGTGCACCGGCTGAACGAGAAGACGTTTCGTGCGGGGGCCGGGGATGTGTTCGTTATTCAAGCCGGGGACATGCATGCGTTCGAGCCGATCACGCCGCATTTTGAGTGGATCGACTGCATGTTCATGCCTGCCTTCATCGATTACGACGTCCGCACGTTGCTTTCGAGCCGCAAATATTTTGCCAGCGACGGGATGGAAATCGAATATCTGATGCAGACGATGCTGCGGGAATACGAGGACAAGAAACCGGCTTATCTCACCAAGCTCCGGGGATATCTGCTCGCGCTGCTGGCTGAACTGGGCCGTCAAGGCGAACAGGACGAGGGAGTCGACTACGTCAAACGAAAAAAAACGCGGCTTCTGCAGGAGGCGATCGAGTACGTCCACCTGCATTACCGCGATAAAATCAAACTCGACGATGCGGCCGGGAAGCTCGGCATCAGCCGCAGTTCCCTGAACCGCTTGTTCCGGAGCCAGCTGCACGACAGCTTCGCCGGGTTCGTCAACGCCTATCGGCTGGAGCAATGCAGCAGCCTTCTTCGGTCCGGCGATGCGCCGATCCGGGATGCGGCGCTGGAATGCGGCTTCGTGGACGGGAAACATTTCCGCACCCAGTTTCGCAGGCGCTTCGGCATGACGCCTGGCGAATTTCGGAAGGCGGCCATATCCGGCGATGGCGGGACGACAATGCTTGCTGAGACGGATTATGGCCCGCAGCAGCCGCTGGCGATTCCACGGTAG
- a CDS encoding transglutaminase domain-containing protein, producing the protein MLRWLIRLGIAAILITGLGSQFYGIGMASSEQTLDQLRASIFTQLEERKTDISFDYVGDRQELSAQIGSLLREVFAEDDYAAYNVDAYLYTIRTWNGAAKINLSVTYRESAEEMAVVDGKIRELLPGILKDAVGEQQQARAIHDWIVTHVAYDTNLEHYTAYDALTSGTAVCQGYSLLAFRMLELAGFETRIVEGSVDSGSHVWNLVKVNGRWYHMDATWDDPVPDRAGQTSYAYFLKTDAQMKQDHRWTKPYPAAG; encoded by the coding sequence ATGTTGAGGTGGCTGATTAGACTCGGAATCGCCGCGATCCTGATTACCGGACTGGGCTCGCAATTCTACGGCATCGGCATGGCGTCCTCCGAACAGACGCTGGACCAGCTGCGCGCGTCGATCTTCACGCAGCTGGAAGAGCGGAAGACCGATATCAGCTTCGATTACGTCGGCGACCGCCAAGAGCTGTCGGCGCAAATCGGCTCGCTGCTTCGGGAAGTTTTTGCCGAGGACGATTACGCGGCTTACAACGTGGATGCGTATCTGTACACCATTCGCACATGGAACGGAGCGGCCAAGATCAATCTGTCGGTCACGTACCGTGAATCCGCGGAAGAAATGGCGGTCGTAGACGGGAAGATACGAGAACTGCTGCCGGGTATATTGAAGGATGCCGTAGGCGAGCAGCAGCAAGCGAGGGCCATCCATGACTGGATCGTCACCCATGTCGCTTACGATACGAACCTGGAGCACTACACCGCATACGATGCGCTGACCTCGGGAACGGCGGTATGCCAAGGGTATTCGCTGCTGGCTTTCCGGATGCTGGAGCTGGCGGGTTTCGAGACGAGAATCGTCGAGGGCAGCGTAGATTCCGGCAGTCATGTATGGAATCTGGTCAAAGTGAACGGCCGGTGGTACCACATGGACGCAACCTGGGACGATCCCGTGCCCGACCGCGCGGGCCAAACGAGCTATGCGTATTTTCTGAAAACAGATGCGCAAATGAAGCAGGATCACCGGTGGACGAAGCCGTATCCGGCAGCGGGGTGA
- a CDS encoding LLM class flavin-dependent oxidoreductase: MKIAVFSLIMNMPNAVTGESLTPLAKISNVLRQAILTESLGFDAYGIGERHGAPFLSSSPPVMLAAIAASTSRIRLLTTVTVLSVLDPVRVAEDYATLDHLSRGRLELVIGKGNDPRHYPLFGIAEEDQWESLAERYGLLRRLWDEENVSWEGRFRPKLAGVTTQPRPLQQPIPVWHGSASSTLSTELAAKYGEPIFSSNAFHPMAKYKALIDHYRERWAHYGRDPKDAVVGAGSGSLYIARTPEEALRRFRPYYEAMQATAAAQHNQSPFRDLEDAIANGPALIGSPESVIEKILAYREAFGNGVLSISVDGLTEDEQREQLAWFAEEVAPVLRREAPSKVWEKRPSAGAVEELPIQ; the protein is encoded by the coding sequence TTGAAAATCGCGGTGTTCAGCCTAATCATGAATATGCCGAACGCGGTAACGGGGGAATCGCTGACCCCTCTAGCGAAAATCAGCAATGTTCTGCGGCAGGCGATTCTGACGGAGTCGCTCGGGTTTGACGCTTACGGCATCGGCGAGCGCCACGGTGCCCCGTTTCTGTCTTCGTCGCCACCGGTCATGCTGGCTGCTATCGCCGCCAGTACCTCGCGGATTCGGCTGCTGACGACCGTCACGGTACTAAGCGTGCTCGATCCCGTTCGCGTGGCGGAGGACTATGCGACGCTGGACCACTTGTCCAGAGGACGGCTCGAACTGGTAATCGGCAAAGGAAACGATCCCCGCCACTACCCGCTCTTCGGAATCGCCGAAGAGGATCAGTGGGAGTCGCTGGCGGAACGCTACGGGCTGCTCCGAAGATTATGGGACGAGGAGAACGTGAGCTGGGAAGGGCGCTTCCGGCCGAAGCTTGCCGGCGTTACGACGCAGCCAAGACCGCTGCAGCAGCCGATCCCGGTCTGGCATGGCAGCGCATCGAGCACGCTATCGACCGAACTGGCGGCCAAGTATGGGGAGCCGATCTTCTCTTCGAACGCTTTTCACCCGATGGCGAAGTACAAAGCGTTGATCGATCATTACCGCGAGCGCTGGGCTCATTACGGACGCGATCCCAAGGATGCCGTCGTCGGGGCCGGCTCCGGCAGTTTGTATATTGCCCGAACGCCGGAGGAGGCGCTGCGGAGGTTCCGCCCCTATTATGAAGCGATGCAGGCGACCGCGGCCGCGCAGCATAACCAGTCGCCGTTCCGGGATCTGGAGGATGCGATTGCGAACGGACCGGCTTTGATCGGCAGCCCGGAGAGCGTCATCGAGAAAATCCTGGCCTATCGCGAGGCTTTCGGAAATGGCGTGCTCAGCATCAGCGTGGACGGCTTGACCGAAGACGAGCAACGGGAGCAGCTGGCGTGGTTCGCGGAAGAGGTGGCACCCGTGCTGCGACGCGAAGCGCCAAGCAAGGTCTGGGAGAAACGGCCTTCGGCGGGTGCGGTCGAGGAGTTGCCGATTCAATGA
- a CDS encoding GNAT family N-acetyltransferase, producing the protein MSEQYRLAAEADAERLLAITYDAYVTIRELELHWPAANADLALIVDNVRTNDCYVLEVDGDIKATVTLSKGNELKGLTDLPFLKWFAVDPACQGQGLGGKLLDWVERTVTEQLQVSGVTLATAEKHPWLLPMYERRGYERFYAFDPGNGDGMMHLLRKTVHPGRLQASPSS; encoded by the coding sequence ATGAGTGAACAATACAGACTGGCTGCCGAGGCGGATGCGGAGCGGCTGCTTGCTATTACGTACGACGCTTATGTAACGATTCGCGAACTGGAGCTGCACTGGCCGGCGGCCAATGCGGATTTGGCGTTGATTGTGGACAACGTGCGTACCAACGATTGCTACGTGCTGGAAGTCGACGGGGATATCAAAGCGACGGTGACGCTGTCCAAGGGGAACGAGCTGAAGGGCTTGACCGATTTGCCTTTTCTCAAATGGTTTGCGGTCGATCCCGCCTGCCAAGGGCAAGGCTTGGGCGGCAAGCTGCTGGATTGGGTGGAGCGGACGGTCACGGAACAATTGCAGGTTTCTGGCGTGACGCTCGCGACGGCCGAGAAGCATCCTTGGCTGCTGCCCATGTATGAACGGCGAGGGTATGAGCGGTTCTATGCTTTCGATCCCGGCAACGGCGACGGCATGATGCATCTGCTGCGCAAAACGGTCCATCCGGGCAGGCTGCAAGCGAGTCCGAGCTCGTAA
- a CDS encoding M20 metallopeptidase family protein, whose product MMTLNALFDGAGKPAEAAAYEREVEAETIRLRRDFHRHPETMFGVDRTAAEVAKQLIAYGLEVEQGVGKHFGKGVVATLRGSRPGRTVLLRADMDALPIQEQNEAPYRSASDGVMHACGHDAHMAMLLGAANMLSRYRGELAGTVKFAFQPAEEGALPIEDGSMVSGGRDMIEDGLLDDVDLCFALHVWPELPLGTVGVHRAYAMAASTHFRVAFQGVSGHHGTPHLAVDALLMAAQFVTEMKVAMASEINPLEPGVLSFGTLRAGTALNAIAENSEITGSYRVFEEETVLRVRDAIVRRSSAIAASFGGGSEARFRLGTALKNDPRAAQLALTAGTAVFGAERALALEQPSLAGEDFALYLKKVPGAFAFLGSGTPACKQPLHHPNFDIDERMLLAGAKLHVRFVLEAMASNDVQER is encoded by the coding sequence ATGATGACGTTGAACGCGTTGTTCGACGGAGCCGGCAAACCAGCCGAAGCCGCTGCTTATGAGCGCGAGGTTGAAGCCGAGACGATACGGCTGCGGCGGGATTTTCACCGTCATCCGGAGACGATGTTCGGCGTTGACCGAACCGCGGCGGAAGTAGCCAAGCAGCTGATCGCGTACGGCCTTGAAGTGGAGCAGGGAGTAGGGAAACATTTCGGCAAAGGCGTCGTTGCCACGCTTCGCGGCTCCCGTCCGGGCCGAACCGTTCTGCTGCGCGCCGACATGGACGCGCTGCCGATCCAAGAGCAGAACGAAGCGCCGTATCGTTCGGCGTCGGATGGCGTCATGCACGCCTGCGGCCATGATGCGCATATGGCGATGCTGCTCGGCGCGGCGAACATGCTCAGCCGATATCGCGGCGAACTCGCGGGAACCGTTAAATTTGCCTTCCAGCCTGCAGAGGAAGGCGCGCTTCCGATCGAGGACGGCAGCATGGTCAGCGGCGGGCGGGATATGATCGAGGACGGTCTGCTGGATGACGTCGATCTCTGCTTCGCCCTGCATGTGTGGCCGGAGCTTCCGCTTGGCACCGTCGGCGTTCACCGTGCCTATGCGATGGCGGCCTCCACGCATTTTCGCGTGGCGTTCCAGGGCGTCTCCGGTCATCACGGCACGCCGCATCTCGCGGTGGATGCATTGCTGATGGCGGCGCAGTTCGTGACGGAAATGAAAGTCGCCATGGCCTCCGAAATCAATCCGCTGGAGCCTGGCGTACTGTCCTTCGGCACGCTGCGGGCAGGCACGGCGCTGAACGCGATTGCCGAAAACAGCGAAATAACCGGTTCCTACCGGGTATTCGAGGAGGAGACCGTACTGCGCGTCCGGGACGCCATCGTGCGCAGGTCTTCCGCGATCGCCGCTTCGTTCGGAGGCGGCAGCGAGGCGCGTTTTCGTCTCGGCACGGCGCTGAAGAACGATCCACGGGCCGCGCAGCTGGCGCTTACGGCTGGAACCGCCGTCTTCGGCGCGGAGCGGGCGCTGGCGCTGGAACAGCCAAGCCTGGCCGGCGAAGACTTCGCCCTCTATTTGAAGAAAGTGCCCGGCGCGTTCGCTTTTCTCGGCTCGGGAACGCCCGCATGCAAGCAACCCTTGCATCATCCGAACTTCGATATCGACGAACGGATGCTGCTCGCAGGAGCTAAGCTGCATGTGCGGTTCGTGCTGGAAGCGATGGCAAGCAATGACGTGCAGGAGCGCTAG
- a CDS encoding thioredoxin family protein, producing the protein MAGFPKNRISRERQEQALRESLSFGDFIESAQANRETLRENYAAYELNEQDLDFFAELEKPVVVLALAHDWCGDVAANLPLFARLEQATGKLNLRIIPRDPGNRDIADLYPYKDGQSRIPTYLFFSEAGEELGYFIERPDDITVLLKVWQEQFWTTHPELEGRGKPFGELAEDVRGALLADLKTRRQEVRNLEKSAILGHIRGILSPQAERAV; encoded by the coding sequence ATGGCTGGATTTCCCAAGAACCGAATTTCACGAGAACGGCAGGAGCAGGCACTGAGAGAGTCGCTCTCCTTCGGCGATTTTATTGAAAGCGCACAGGCGAACCGGGAAACGCTTCGCGAGAATTACGCGGCCTATGAGCTGAACGAGCAGGATCTGGATTTCTTCGCGGAGCTGGAGAAGCCGGTCGTCGTCCTGGCGCTGGCGCATGACTGGTGCGGCGACGTGGCTGCTAATTTGCCGCTGTTCGCAAGATTGGAACAGGCAACCGGCAAGCTGAACCTGCGAATCATTCCGCGCGATCCCGGCAACCGCGATATTGCCGACTTATATCCATACAAGGACGGTCAAAGCCGTATCCCGACCTATCTGTTCTTCAGCGAAGCCGGCGAAGAGCTCGGCTATTTCATCGAACGGCCGGACGATATCACGGTGCTGCTTAAAGTATGGCAGGAACAGTTCTGGACTACGCATCCGGAGCTCGAGGGCCGCGGCAAGCCGTTCGGCGAATTGGCGGAGGACGTTCGCGGGGCGCTGCTTGCCGACTTGAAGACGCGGCGGCAGGAAGTGAGGAACTTGGAGAAGTCGGCGATATTGGGACATATTCGCGGAATTCTGTCCCCGCAAGCGGAACGCGCGGTTTAA
- a CDS encoding zinc-binding dehydrogenase, which produces MKAEAVVFDDRERVSFKHVEVPEPGEHDVVVEVEYSWISIGTESSYLRGERISGEVPYRPGDPWPFPQVAGYQKVGVATRVGSAVTHIRPGDRVFATVSRIEGMFFDYAGHVNPAVTDGRQVWKLPEGDVPAVAYAGAVLTQVGYNCGSRPPVERGDTAVVIGDGLVGQWAAQTLHARGAAVCMLGRREDRLRLAEAGGYARPLHTRAVDPAEELRSAGVSIGIVVDTVGSLETFRALQPLMKHDSHLVSAGYLGERGGIDIQTLREQEITLHTPSGWTTPRMDETIRGIAEGWLKTEPLITHRFPASEAAAAWQLITAKGSPCLGVILEWGS; this is translated from the coding sequence GTGAAAGCAGAAGCTGTCGTATTCGACGACCGGGAGCGGGTGTCATTCAAGCATGTCGAGGTGCCCGAACCCGGCGAGCATGACGTTGTCGTCGAGGTCGAATATTCGTGGATCAGCATCGGAACGGAGTCGTCTTACTTACGCGGCGAGCGGATTTCGGGCGAGGTGCCGTACCGTCCCGGCGATCCTTGGCCGTTCCCGCAGGTGGCGGGGTATCAGAAGGTCGGCGTGGCGACGCGGGTTGGCAGCGCCGTAACGCATATCCGTCCGGGAGACCGCGTGTTCGCGACCGTGAGCCGGATCGAAGGGATGTTCTTCGATTACGCCGGCCATGTGAACCCGGCGGTAACGGACGGCAGACAAGTGTGGAAGCTGCCAGAAGGCGACGTTCCGGCCGTCGCTTACGCCGGCGCCGTATTGACGCAGGTCGGCTACAACTGCGGCAGCCGTCCGCCGGTCGAACGCGGCGACACGGCAGTCGTCATCGGCGACGGGCTCGTCGGCCAATGGGCGGCGCAGACGCTGCATGCGCGCGGCGCGGCCGTGTGCATGCTGGGCCGCCGGGAAGACCGGCTGCGGCTGGCGGAAGCCGGCGGTTATGCGCGGCCGCTTCATACGCGTGCCGTAGACCCCGCCGAAGAGCTGCGAAGCGCGGGCGTTTCCATCGGCATCGTCGTCGACACGGTCGGCAGCCTGGAGACGTTTCGCGCGCTGCAACCGCTCATGAAGCACGACAGTCATCTCGTCTCGGCCGGTTACCTCGGCGAGAGAGGAGGCATAGACATCCAGACGCTGCGCGAGCAGGAGATCACGCTGCATACGCCGTCCGGCTGGACTACGCCGCGCATGGACGAGACCATCCGCGGCATTGCCGAAGGCTGGCTGAAGACGGAGCCGCTCATTACCCACCGGTTCCCGGCGAGCGAGGCCGCTGCGGCCTGGCAGCTGATTACCGCCAAGGGAAGTCCGTGCTTGGGCGTGATTTTGGAGTGGGGATCCTAA
- a CDS encoding zinc-dependent alcohol dehydrogenase produces the protein MKALQITGMGEYGIVDIPVPAIMDDQVLVKLTLVSTCPRWDIAMLGGKDMFDHSRPPAYPLPPGFPGHEAVGVVEAIGASVQGLKPGDRVAALEHLFPGQGAYAQYLAYRERDLLKLPDSVSDKKAVSSELLKCVVFGLDQFEEVKGRSMLVAGLGPAGILAIQVASLWGARVIGIDVSAERVAAVNALGIGEAVLTDSLGDRTFDLGYDCVGAAASVQNVLDRTNEHVVIFGVLRGELTYRDRFWFNGIKLESFKGRPVTERYRRLLLDALTRPDFNTECLQTKQISFANYAEGVETLKQQQAVKICFNPQEAF, from the coding sequence ATGAAAGCATTGCAAATCACCGGCATGGGCGAATACGGAATCGTCGATATTCCGGTGCCGGCCATTATGGACGACCAGGTGCTGGTCAAACTCACCCTCGTCTCGACCTGTCCCCGTTGGGACATCGCCATGCTCGGCGGCAAAGACATGTTCGACCATTCCCGCCCGCCGGCGTATCCGCTGCCGCCTGGTTTTCCAGGCCATGAGGCGGTCGGCGTCGTCGAGGCGATCGGCGCCAGCGTGCAGGGACTGAAGCCGGGCGACCGCGTCGCGGCGCTCGAGCATTTGTTTCCGGGACAGGGAGCCTACGCGCAATACTTGGCCTACCGGGAGCGCGATCTGCTGAAGCTGCCGGATTCCGTAAGCGACAAGAAGGCGGTGTCGTCGGAGCTGTTGAAATGCGTCGTTTTCGGGCTCGATCAGTTCGAGGAGGTGAAGGGGAGAAGCATGCTCGTCGCCGGCCTCGGCCCCGCCGGAATCCTCGCCATCCAAGTCGCCTCGTTGTGGGGGGCGCGGGTCATCGGCATCGACGTCAGCGCGGAGCGGGTAGCGGCGGTGAACGCGCTCGGCATCGGCGAAGCCGTTCTTACGGACAGCCTCGGGGACCGAACGTTCGACCTCGGCTACGATTGCGTCGGCGCGGCGGCGTCCGTGCAGAACGTGCTGGACCGGACGAACGAGCATGTCGTTATTTTCGGCGTGCTGCGCGGGGAACTGACTTACCGGGACCGGTTCTGGTTCAACGGGATTAAGCTGGAGTCGTTCAAAGGCCGTCCGGTCACCGAGCGTTACCGCCGCCTGCTGCTGGATGCGCTGACGCGGCCGGATTTCAATACGGAATGCTTGCAGACGAAGCAAATCTCGTTTGCGAATTATGCCGAAGGCGTCGAAACGCTGAAGCAGCAGCAAGCGGTCAAGATTTGTTTTAACCCGCAGGAGGCGTTCTAG
- a CDS encoding helix-turn-helix transcriptional regulator: MKIRQNGFAEVVGGVGGRAGGVHPYCELLCILDGEADLEWSGVAYKADGLALFVILPNTPHQLVQRSHALRYWYAEFHADDADPLPAVDVIYKWNGLQGGIDWEADPYPALRAALHAAGMLMKAERSLPWDMFGEALASDLRKLLVLISSIAAARKPAPVHTSGEVVVSETMRFLESVFPQPLTLQTIADYTHYNPSYLVRLFRKQTGLTPFSYLNELRLNAASEYLQHSPMTVQQISQACGFQSIHYFSRTFKKRFGVAPSEWRRVRRG; the protein is encoded by the coding sequence ATGAAGATTAGGCAGAACGGCTTCGCCGAAGTCGTTGGCGGCGTAGGCGGACGCGCCGGAGGCGTGCATCCGTACTGCGAGCTGCTGTGTATTTTGGACGGGGAAGCGGACTTGGAATGGTCGGGGGTGGCGTACAAGGCGGACGGGCTGGCCCTCTTCGTCATTCTGCCGAATACGCCGCATCAGCTCGTTCAGCGCTCGCATGCGCTGCGGTACTGGTACGCGGAGTTCCACGCCGACGATGCGGATCCGCTGCCAGCCGTGGACGTCATTTACAAATGGAACGGCCTGCAAGGCGGCATCGACTGGGAAGCCGATCCCTATCCCGCGCTGCGCGCCGCTTTACACGCGGCCGGCATGCTGATGAAGGCCGAGCGCTCGCTGCCGTGGGACATGTTCGGGGAAGCGCTCGCCTCCGATTTGCGCAAGCTGCTCGTGCTCATCAGCAGTATCGCTGCGGCGCGGAAGCCTGCGCCCGTGCATACCTCGGGCGAGGTGGTCGTATCGGAGACGATGCGTTTTCTGGAATCGGTATTCCCCCAGCCGCTTACGCTGCAAACCATCGCCGACTACACCCATTACAACCCGTCTTATCTCGTTCGGCTGTTCCGGAAGCAGACGGGCCTCACGCCGTTCAGCTACTTGAACGAGCTGCGCTTGAACGCGGCATCCGAGTATCTGCAGCATTCCCCGATGACCGTGCAGCAGATCTCCCAAGCCTGCGGGTTTCAGAGCATCCACTACTTCAGCCGGACGTTCAAGAAACGATTCGGCGTGGCGCCGAGCGAATGGCGGCGGGTTCGACGGGGATAA